Below is a genomic region from Candidatus Methylomirabilota bacterium.
GATGGTTGCGGCGCCGCCGTCGAGGCGCGGTGCCCGGCCTGCGGCAAGGGCCAGCGCCCGCACGCGAGGTTCTGCGACGCCTGCGGCACGCCCCTCGGTGGCGCCTTGACCTCCCCGGCCACCGGCGTCCCCCCGGCCGTCGAGCGCACCACGGTCTCCTACACGCCGCGCCACCTCGCCGAGCGCATCCTGACCGAGGGGCGCGCGCACCGCGGCGAGCGCAAGGAAGTGACTGTGCTCTTCGTGGACGTGCAGGGCTCGACGGAGCTGGCCGGGGGGCTCGATCCCGAGGAGTTCCACGCAGTCATGGACGACGCGTTCAAGATCATGCTCGACGCCGTCCATCGCTGGGAGGGCACCGTCAATCAGTTCACCGGCGATGGGATCATGGCGCTGTTCGGCGCGCCCATCGCCCACGAGGACCATGCCCAGCGGGCTTGCCACGCGGCGCTGGAGATCCGGCGCGGCTTCGTGGAGCACACGGCACGCCTGCGACGCGACCGGGGCTTCGGCATCCAGGTCCGGCTTGGCCTGAACAGCGGACCCGTCATCGTCGGCGCGATCGGCGACGACCTCCGGATGGACTACACGGCTCAGGGACTGACCACCAACCTCGCCGCGCGCATGCAGCAGGCCGCCGACCCGGGCTCGATCCTGCTGGCGCCGGCGACGCACCGGTTGGTGGAGGGCTACTTCCGTGTCCGGCGGCTGGGAACCGTCAGCCTGCGCGGCGTGGCCGGGCCCGTCGAAGCGGTCGCGCTCGAGGCCGAGGGCACGGTGGTGTCGCGCCTGCAGGCCTCGCTGCGCCGCGGCGTGTCGCCCTTCCGCGGGCGCGAGGCCGAGCTCGCGGGACTCGCTGAGGCCTGGGAGCGCGCCAGCGGAGGGCGCGGCGAGGCCGTCTGCCTGGTGGGCGAGCCCGGAATCGGCAAGTCCCGGCTCGCCTACGAGCTCCGGGACCACGTCGGCCTGCCCGAGCCGGCGGAGGGCGCGGCCCAGGCATATGCTCGGGGAGCCGCCTACTTTGCCTTTCGCCCGCTCCTGCGGCAGCTGGCCGCTGTTGCGCCGGACGACGATCTCGCGACCGCGCGCGAGACGCTGCACCGTCGCCTCTGGGATCTGTCGCCGGAGCTGGCGTCGTTCGTACCGGACGTCCTGCCGATGCTTGGCACGTCTTGTGGGACCCTCGTCCCGCTCAGGGACGCGCCAGCCGACGGACGCCGTGACCGCGTGCAGGACGCGGTGCTGGCGTGGGTGGCCGCTGAGTGCCGGCGCACGCCGCGCATGCTGCTGATCGAGGACGTCCAGTGGCTCGACCCATCCTCCGAGGACATGTGCCGCCGGCTTGCCACCGCCGCCCACGAGCTCCCGCTGCTCCTGCTGATGACGTCGCGACTGCCCGTCGGCGGCACCCAGCTCGAGCTGGCCGGCGTGCGCGAGGTCCGACTCCAGTCACTGGGTGCGGCGGACATCGAGGCGCTCCTGGACGCGCAGCTCGATCCCTTCCCCGCCCGCGAGACCCTGCGCCGGGCCGTGACCGAGCGCGCGGAGGGCAATCCCTTCTACGCGGAGGAGATGATCCGGACGCTCCGGGAGCGCGGCGATCTGAGGTTGACCGACGGCGCCTACGATCTCGACGCAGAGGCCGCCGCCGTCGTTCCTCCCACCCTGCACGCCCTGATCGCGGGGCGCATCGATCGACTGCCTCCGTCCGCGCGCGAGCTGATCGCGGACGCCGCCGTACTCGGCAAGCGGTTCTCGCTGGCCCATCTCCGGGCGCTGACGCCGGGCGAGCGGTTCGATGAGGACCTGGCGCAGGTCGAGCGGCGCGGGCTCCTCGACCGCGACACCGGGAGTGGCATCGCCGCGATCCGCTTCCATCACATCCTTACCCAGGAGGTCGCCTACGGCACGCTGCTCCAGGCCGACCGCCGGGCCCGCCACCGCCGCGCCGCCGAGATGTTCGAGTCGCTCTACCGGGGCCGGACCGAGGAGGTCTGCGATCAGCTCGCTCATCACTGGGTCCGGAGCGACGGGTCGGTGGCCGCCTTGCCCTATCTGACGATCGCCGCCGATGGCGCCGTGGCGATGGGCGCCAACCTCGAGGCCATCACGCATCTGCAAACCGCGCTGGAGCTGGCAACGGTCCACACGGGCGCCGTCACCCCGCCCCAGCGTGACGCCCTCCGCCTCAAGCTGGCCGGCCTGCACTTCATCGTCGGCGAGCGCTGACCCTCCAGGTACGGGGGGTGTCCACGAAAGTGGGCGAGTCTCTTGACTTGTATACATGCTGTCGCTTAAGGTCGCCCCACCATGGCAGCGGTGAAGCCCCGAGCGTATCTGGCGGACTCGGTGTACACGGCGCTGCGGCAGGCGCTCGTCGCGGGGGAGTTCGATGCAGGCGAGCCCTTGACCGAGCACGAGCTATCGCGCCGCTTCAAGGTGAGCCGCACGCCCATCCGCGAGGCCCTCGCCAAGCTCGAGCGCGATCACCTGGTCCGGGTCGTCCCTAAGAAGGGCGCCTTCGTCCGCACCGTCTCGCACGACGAGATCCGGGAGCTCTACCAGATCCGCGAGGCCCTGGAGGCGCTCACCGTGCGCCTGGCCGCACCGCGGGTGGACCGGGAAGTCCTCGCCGGCTTCGAGGCCCGGTTCCGCGAGCTGGAGCGCCGCCCCACCCCGCCCCGCTACACCGAGGTCCGTCCGCTCGGCGACGAGTTCCACGCCTTCCTGGTCAAGCAGGCGGGCAATGACAAGCTCGCCGCCATGCTCGACCAGATCCGCGGCCAGCTCCGCTCGGTGTGGACGATGTCAATCCTCGGCCCCCGCCGCCTGACCGGGCTCATCCACGAGCACCTCGCCCTGATCCGTGCGCTCCAGGCGGATGACGTCCGCCGCGCCGAGCGCCTCATGACCGCGCATGTCCGCCGGGTTCGCGATACCATCTTCCGACTGCTGGACTGAAGCGAAGGAGAGCGCCATGACCACCGCCACCCCCTTCCGCACGAGGCTCGAGAGCGCCGTCAACGCCCGCCACAGCCGCATGAACCCGTTCACCGAGAAATGGGTCAACGGCGAGCTGACGCGCGCCCAACTGGCCTCCTGGGTCTGCCAGCACTACCAGTACGTCTCGCAGTTCCCGCGCTGGTGCGCCACCATCTATGGCAACTGTCCCGACGCCGACGCGCGCGACTTCCTGCTCGAGAACATCATCGAGGAGGAGTCGGGCACCAAGCACGTCGACCTCCTGATCCGCTTCGGCGAGGCCTGCGGCGTGAGCCGCGCCGAGATCGAGGGGACGCGGCAGCTCGCGAGCACGCGTGGGCTCACCGCCTGGTGCTTCGAGACGTCCCGGAAGCCCTTCCACGTCGCGGCGGCGGGACTCCTGGTCGGCCTCGAGTCGCAAGTCCCGGGCATCTACAAGCGGAATCTGCCGCCCCTCACGACGCACTACGGCTTCTCCGACCACGAGGTGGAGTTCTTCGCCATCCATATCGAGGCCGACGAGGTGCACGGCGAGCGCGGTTACCAGATCGTCGAGCAGCATGCCTCCACTCCGGAGCGGCAGACGGAGGCGGCCGAGGCGGTGCGCGAGGCCACCGAGATGCGCTGGCAGTACATGACGGGACTCCATCGCGCCTTCGTCCTCAAGGAGGACGCCTAGGCGTGGCAGAGCGGCGAGTCGCGTCCCTCGCCGAGGTGCCGGCGGGCCGGCCGCTGGCGGTGGAGGTCGAAGGGACGCGGGTCGTCCTGGCGCGCGTGGGCGAGGCGGTGTACGCCTGCGGTGACGTCTGCGCGCACCGCGGCGGGCATCTCAGCGAGGGGAAGCTCTCGGGCCCGCGCTTGGCCTGCCCGCTCCACGGGTGGATCTACGACGTGCGCACCGGCCAGTGCCTCTTCCCAGCTCGCGGCGCGAGTGTCCCGGCCTACCCGGTGCGGGTCGACGGCGACGGCGTCTTCGTGGAGGTCCCATGATCACCGTGAAGCGCCTCACCCTCGAGGACGCCAAGGTCATGCTGGAGGCGGCCGAACGGCGGGCCCACGAGATCGGGGTCACCGAGACGATCTGCGTCTGCGACGATGGGGGCCATCCCATCGCGCTACACCGGATGACGGGCGCCCGGCTCACCGGGGTCGAGATCGCCATCGCCAAGGCCTTCACCGCGGCGGGACACCGCCGGCCCACTCATCGCTTCAACGAGCCCCCCGGCGGGCCCGCGCTACCCGGGAACGAAGCCTTCGGCATCCATGCGATGCACCCCGGCAAGTTCGCGATCTTCGTGGGCGGGTTCCCGGTGGAGGTGGATGGTGAGGTCGTGGGCGGGATCGGGGTGAGCGGGGGCAATGGCGAGCAGGATACCCAGGTGGCCGAGGCCGCCCTGGAGGCCCTGCGGCGGACGCTGGCCGGCCCCCGGCCCTGAGCGCCGGGCCCGCTCAGAATAAGCGCGCATCGCTGCTAGGCTGGAGGCATGGGAGTCCCCATGCGCCGGGGCCTCGTGGCCGGTCTCCTCACGGCGCTGAGCCTCGCGACAGCCGGCCTTGCGTCGGCGCAGTCCCTCGACGGCCCGTCTGCGGAGGCCCTGGCCGCCGTGCTCCGCACGCTTCAGGATCCGGTCGCGCGCGGCCAGGCGCTGGCCAACAATCCCGCCGCCGCGGCCATCGATCAAAACGTGAAAGCCCTCACCGGCTCGGCCGAGCTGGTCGACGAGTTCTACGTGCTGGCGGGCCTCGTCTTCACCGACCTCGTCCAGGGCTCGGGCGGCGATCTCACCCGCATGCGCCAGTCCCTCGCCGACGGCCAGCGCGACCCCGCCGGCTTCGCGGCGTTGCTCTCTCCGCCCACCCTCCAGTATCTGCACGACCTGGCCGGCCGCATCGGCGACCGGAAGCGCTAGGAAATTGGTAAGGGCGAACGCCTCCGCTATCATGGCGCCGTGGGTGTGTTGACCCGCGTCTGGCAGCGAATCCGGCGGCGGCGGCGGACGGCCAGCAGCGTGGAGCTGCTCCAGCGCGCCGAGCGATATCGCCGCGAGGGACGCTTCGAGGACGGCGCCGTGCTTGCGCGCGAGGTGCTCGGCCGCGAGCCCAAGAACGCGCTGGCCTTGCTGCTCGGTGGCTATTTCCACGCCGCGCTCCGCGACAGCCGGGCCGCGCGCGCCGCATTCCGGGCCGTTCTGGCGCTCGATCCCGAGCACCCGCGCGCGATGCTGGCCCTGGCTCGCATCGCCTTCGAGGACGGTGAGGTGGGCCCCGCCAAGCAGCTCCTGGAGAAGGCACTCCGCATCTATCCGGACTTCCCCGAGGCACTGGCCCTGCTGGACGCCACCCGCGCGGTGGCGGGGGAGCCGACGCTCGCGGAGGATTCCGCCGCGTCGGGGACCCTGATGGCGCGCCTCGGCCAGATCCCCCGTCCCGAGGGGACGCGCGAGTGCCTGCTCTTCACGACGGACGGTGGGCTCCTCCTGGCGCATCCCGCGACGGCTACCCGCGCCGCCCTCGCCGTTCATCTCGCGCGCGTCGCG
It encodes:
- a CDS encoding adenylate/guanylate cyclase domain-containing protein → MSCPACGQDLLPGARFCDGCGAAVEARCPACGKGQRPHARFCDACGTPLGGALTSPATGVPPAVERTTVSYTPRHLAERILTEGRAHRGERKEVTVLFVDVQGSTELAGGLDPEEFHAVMDDAFKIMLDAVHRWEGTVNQFTGDGIMALFGAPIAHEDHAQRACHAALEIRRGFVEHTARLRRDRGFGIQVRLGLNSGPVIVGAIGDDLRMDYTAQGLTTNLAARMQQAADPGSILLAPATHRLVEGYFRVRRLGTVSLRGVAGPVEAVALEAEGTVVSRLQASLRRGVSPFRGREAELAGLAEAWERASGGRGEAVCLVGEPGIGKSRLAYELRDHVGLPEPAEGAAQAYARGAAYFAFRPLLRQLAAVAPDDDLATARETLHRRLWDLSPELASFVPDVLPMLGTSCGTLVPLRDAPADGRRDRVQDAVLAWVAAECRRTPRMLLIEDVQWLDPSSEDMCRRLATAAHELPLLLLMTSRLPVGGTQLELAGVREVRLQSLGAADIEALLDAQLDPFPARETLRRAVTERAEGNPFYAEEMIRTLRERGDLRLTDGAYDLDAEAAAVVPPTLHALIAGRIDRLPPSARELIADAAVLGKRFSLAHLRALTPGERFDEDLAQVERRGLLDRDTGSGIAAIRFHHILTQEVAYGTLLQADRRARHRRAAEMFESLYRGRTEEVCDQLAHHWVRSDGSVAALPYLTIAADGAVAMGANLEAITHLQTALELATVHTGAVTPPQRDALRLKLAGLHFIVGER
- a CDS encoding GntR family transcriptional regulator gives rise to the protein MKPRAYLADSVYTALRQALVAGEFDAGEPLTEHELSRRFKVSRTPIREALAKLERDHLVRVVPKKGAFVRTVSHDEIRELYQIREALEALTVRLAAPRVDREVLAGFEARFRELERRPTPPRYTEVRPLGDEFHAFLVKQAGNDKLAAMLDQIRGQLRSVWTMSILGPRRLTGLIHEHLALIRALQADDVRRAERLMTAHVRRVRDTIFRLLD
- a CDS encoding iron-containing redox enzyme family protein; translated protein: MTTATPFRTRLESAVNARHSRMNPFTEKWVNGELTRAQLASWVCQHYQYVSQFPRWCATIYGNCPDADARDFLLENIIEEESGTKHVDLLIRFGEACGVSRAEIEGTRQLASTRGLTAWCFETSRKPFHVAAAGLLVGLESQVPGIYKRNLPPLTTHYGFSDHEVEFFAIHIEADEVHGERGYQIVEQHASTPERQTEAAEAVREATEMRWQYMTGLHRAFVLKEDA
- a CDS encoding Rieske (2Fe-2S) protein, producing the protein MAERRVASLAEVPAGRPLAVEVEGTRVVLARVGEAVYACGDVCAHRGGHLSEGKLSGPRLACPLHGWIYDVRTGQCLFPARGASVPAYPVRVDGDGVFVEVP
- a CDS encoding heme-binding protein, whose translation is MITVKRLTLEDAKVMLEAAERRAHEIGVTETICVCDDGGHPIALHRMTGARLTGVEIAIAKAFTAAGHRRPTHRFNEPPGGPALPGNEAFGIHAMHPGKFAIFVGGFPVEVDGEVVGGIGVSGGNGEQDTQVAEAALEALRRTLAGPRP
- a CDS encoding tetratricopeptide repeat protein, with translation MGVLTRVWQRIRRRRRTASSVELLQRAERYRREGRFEDGAVLAREVLGREPKNALALLLGGYFHAALRDSRAARAAFRAVLALDPEHPRAMLALARIAFEDGEVGPAKQLLEKALRIYPDFPEALALLDATRAVAGEPTLAEDSAASGTLMARLGQIPRPEGTRECLLFTTDGGLLLAHPATATRAALAVHLARVATLGSATLARAGLGPLRRASVSANPGTTFIAIEGQHVLALTLPPETTVAAGQTQTADLWKQLAAEVGA